A genome region from Prinia subflava isolate CZ2003 ecotype Zambia chromosome 12, Cam_Psub_1.2, whole genome shotgun sequence includes the following:
- the NUP85 gene encoding nuclear pore complex protein Nup85 isoform X1 gives MRQIVTGWYPSIHLSIHPSIHPPQPARRSPRPSPQGRRPGRGGAEPVPPRRGLGNGRRFRGERCCLRRAGGDPRSVPVVPGADSSSRQLCFAWGPAEVLVCETLFGRAGTEDGAPSSSRVFVVRRDQDIYIQTLRKLFNESHGIFMGLQRSEEELAGKSRKAQLVQVSKNYRSVIRACMEDMHQAAVSTRDPALQGQYSTQVSILSAMELIWNLCEILFVEAATAGPLLLRLLDWVRLHVCDVDSMVREVLSSESPSKHKLFWNVVDVFVLQGRMDEARHLLSKEASANPTSMNMYRILDDLMKKMPVPSLSNTQTLTELELKWQHWHEECQRYLQDGTFASNPHMESICKILLGDEDAILEKKELMTTWYHFLVTRLLYSHPTVKPMELRFYAQSSMDLFLGGESSPEPLDMILMAAFEFEMHQVIKECSIVLSNWWFVAHLTDLLDHCKLLQSHNLYFGSNMREFLLLEYASGLFSHHSLWQLGVDYFDHCPQYGRVYLELHIERIPLSTEQKALKVLRICEQRQMHEQVRSVCKIMAMKALRNNRLGSALSWSIRAKDAAFATLISDRFLKDYCERGCFSDLDLIDNLGPSMLLSDRLTFLGKYREFHRLYGEQRFAEAARLLLTLMTAHIAPCSFWMTLLTDALPLLEQKEVIFSAEQTYELMRCLEDLTAGNPDKKKFQDDDIETTKVEMLRLALARNLARVIVKEGTVEGS, from the exons ATGAGGCAGATTGTGACGGGGTggtatccatccatccatctatccatccatccctccatccatcccccACAGCCCGCTCGGCGCAGTCCCCGCCCCAGCCCTCAGGGCCGGCGGCCCGGGCGGGGCGGAGCTGAGCCCGTCCCGCCCCGGCGGGGCCTCGGGAACGGGCGGCGCTTCCGGGGCGAGCGGTGCTGCCTGCGCCGAGCCGGCGGAGACCCGCGGTCCGTCCCG GTGGTGCCCGGCGCGGACTCGTCGTCCCGGCAGCTCTGCTTCGCCTGGGGCCCCGCGGAGGTGCTGGTGTGCGAGACCCTCTTCGGCCGCGCTG GTACCGAGGATGGAGCGCCGAGCTCCTCCCGCGTCTTCGTGGTCCGCAGAGATCAGGACATTTACATCCAGACCCTGCGGAAACTCTTCAACGAGTCGCACGGGATTTTCATGGGGCTGCAGCGGAGCGAGGAGGAGCTGGCGGGGAAGTCGCGGAAGGCGCA ATTGGTTCAAGTGAGTAAAAACTACCGGTCAGTGATAAGAGCCTGCATGGAGGACATGCACCAGGCAGCAG tttcGACCCGAGACCCTGCCCTGCAAGGCCAGTACAGCACTCAG GTTTCCATTCTGTCTGCAATGGAGCTGATCTGGAACCTGTGTGAGATTCTGTTTGTTGAAGCAGCTACAG CGGGGCCGCTGCTGCTGCGCCTGCTGGACTGGGTGCGGCTGCACGTGTGCGACGTGGACAGCATGGTCCGGGAAGTGCTGAGCAGTGAGAGCCCCTCCAAACACAAGCTCTTCTGGAACGTG GTGGATGTGTTTGTGCTCCAAGGCCGGATGGACGAAGCGCGGCACCTGCTCTCCAAGGAAGCCAGTGCCAATCCCACATCCATGAACATGTACAGAATCTTGGATGACTTGATGAAGAAGATGCCTGTGCCCAGT CTTAGCAACACGCAGACActgacagagctggagctgaagTGGCAGCACTGGCATGAGGAATGTCAGCGGTATCTACAGGATGGAACTTTTGCTTCCAATCCCCACATGGAGTCCATCTGCAAG ATCCTGCTGGGGGACGAGGATGCCATTTTGGAGAAGAAGGAGCTCATGACCACGTGGTATCACTTCCTGGTCACCCGGCTCCTGTATTCCCACCCCACGGTGAAGCCCATGGAGCTGCGCTTCTATGCACAG TCGAGTATGGACTTGTTCCTGGGTggagagagcagccctgagcctcTAGACATGATTTTAATGGCAGCCTTTGAATTTGAGATGCATCAAGTGATCAAGGAATGCAG CATTGTCCTGAGCAACTGGTGGTTTGTGGCTCATCTGACTGACCTGTTGGATCACTGCAAACTCCTGCAGTCTCACAATCTCTA TTTTGGTTCAAATATGCGTGAGTTCCTCCTGCTGGAGTATGCCTCAGGACTCTTCTCCCATCACAG CCTGTGGCAGCTGGGGGTGGATTACTTTGACCACTGCCCGCAGTACGGCCGGGTGTACCTGGAGCTGCACATCGAGCGCATCCCGCTCAGCACGGAGCAGAAGGCCCTCAAGGTGCTGCGGATCTGTGAGCAGAGGCAGATGCACGAACAAG TGCGCAGCGTCTGTAAGATCATGGCCATGAAGGCTCTGCGGAACAACcgcctgggctctgccctgtcctggaGCATCCGAGCCAAGGACGCCGCCTTTGCCACGCTCATCTCGGACCG GTTCCTTAAGGACTATTGTGAAAGGGGCTGTTTCTCTGACCTGGACCTCATTGACAATCTGGGCCCGTCCATGCTGCTCAGTGACCGGCTCACGTTCCTCG GGAAGTACCGGGAGTTCCACCGGCTCTACGGGGAGCAGCGGTTCGCGGAGGCGGCGCGGCTGCTGCTGACGCTGATGACGGCTCACATCGCCCCCTGCTCCTTCTGGATGACGCTGCTCACGGACGCGCTGCCgctgctggagcagaaggaG GTCATATTTTCAGCAGAGCAGACTTACGAGTTGATGCGATGCCTGGAAGACCTGACAGCAGGAAATCCAGATAAGAAGAAATTCCAG GACGATGACATTGAAACAACCAAAGTGGAAATGCTGAGACTTGCTCTTGCTCGGAACCTCGCACGGGTCATCGTCAAAGAAGGCACCGTGGAAGGGTCTTGA
- the NUP85 gene encoding nuclear pore complex protein Nup85 isoform X3 — MDEGDAEPPLVVVPGADSSSRQLCFAWGPAEVLVCETLFGRAGTEDGAPSSSRVFVVRRDQDIYIQTLRKLFNESHGIFMGLQRSEEELAGKSRKAQLVQVSKNYRSVIRACMEDMHQAAVSTRDPALQGQYSTQVSILSAMELIWNLCEILFVEAATAGPLLLRLLDWVRLHVCDVDSMVREVLSSESPSKHKLFWNVVDVFVLQGRMDEARHLLSKEASANPTSMNMYRILDDLMKKMPVPSLSNTQTLTELELKWQHWHEECQRYLQDGTFASNPHMESICKILLGDEDAILEKKELMTTWYHFLVTRLLYSHPTVKPMELRFYAQSSMDLFLGGESSPEPLDMILMAAFEFEMHQVIKECSIVLSNWWFVAHLTDLLDHCKLLQSHNLYFGSNMREFLLLEYASGLFSHHSLWQLGVDYFDHCPQYGRVYLELHIERIPLSTEQKALKVLRICEQRQMHEQVRSVCKIMAMKALRNNRLGSALSWSIRAKDAAFATLISDRFLKDYCERGCFSDLDLIDNLGPSMLLSDRLTFLGKYREFHRLYGEQRFAEAARLLLTLMTAHIAPCSFWMTLLTDALPLLEQKEVIFSAEQTYELMRCLEDLTAGNPDKKKFQDDDIETTKVEMLRLALARNLARVIVKEGTVEGS; from the exons aTGGACGAAGGGGACGCGGAGCCGCCGCTCGTG GTGGTGCCCGGCGCGGACTCGTCGTCCCGGCAGCTCTGCTTCGCCTGGGGCCCCGCGGAGGTGCTGGTGTGCGAGACCCTCTTCGGCCGCGCTG GTACCGAGGATGGAGCGCCGAGCTCCTCCCGCGTCTTCGTGGTCCGCAGAGATCAGGACATTTACATCCAGACCCTGCGGAAACTCTTCAACGAGTCGCACGGGATTTTCATGGGGCTGCAGCGGAGCGAGGAGGAGCTGGCGGGGAAGTCGCGGAAGGCGCA ATTGGTTCAAGTGAGTAAAAACTACCGGTCAGTGATAAGAGCCTGCATGGAGGACATGCACCAGGCAGCAG tttcGACCCGAGACCCTGCCCTGCAAGGCCAGTACAGCACTCAG GTTTCCATTCTGTCTGCAATGGAGCTGATCTGGAACCTGTGTGAGATTCTGTTTGTTGAAGCAGCTACAG CGGGGCCGCTGCTGCTGCGCCTGCTGGACTGGGTGCGGCTGCACGTGTGCGACGTGGACAGCATGGTCCGGGAAGTGCTGAGCAGTGAGAGCCCCTCCAAACACAAGCTCTTCTGGAACGTG GTGGATGTGTTTGTGCTCCAAGGCCGGATGGACGAAGCGCGGCACCTGCTCTCCAAGGAAGCCAGTGCCAATCCCACATCCATGAACATGTACAGAATCTTGGATGACTTGATGAAGAAGATGCCTGTGCCCAGT CTTAGCAACACGCAGACActgacagagctggagctgaagTGGCAGCACTGGCATGAGGAATGTCAGCGGTATCTACAGGATGGAACTTTTGCTTCCAATCCCCACATGGAGTCCATCTGCAAG ATCCTGCTGGGGGACGAGGATGCCATTTTGGAGAAGAAGGAGCTCATGACCACGTGGTATCACTTCCTGGTCACCCGGCTCCTGTATTCCCACCCCACGGTGAAGCCCATGGAGCTGCGCTTCTATGCACAG TCGAGTATGGACTTGTTCCTGGGTggagagagcagccctgagcctcTAGACATGATTTTAATGGCAGCCTTTGAATTTGAGATGCATCAAGTGATCAAGGAATGCAG CATTGTCCTGAGCAACTGGTGGTTTGTGGCTCATCTGACTGACCTGTTGGATCACTGCAAACTCCTGCAGTCTCACAATCTCTA TTTTGGTTCAAATATGCGTGAGTTCCTCCTGCTGGAGTATGCCTCAGGACTCTTCTCCCATCACAG CCTGTGGCAGCTGGGGGTGGATTACTTTGACCACTGCCCGCAGTACGGCCGGGTGTACCTGGAGCTGCACATCGAGCGCATCCCGCTCAGCACGGAGCAGAAGGCCCTCAAGGTGCTGCGGATCTGTGAGCAGAGGCAGATGCACGAACAAG TGCGCAGCGTCTGTAAGATCATGGCCATGAAGGCTCTGCGGAACAACcgcctgggctctgccctgtcctggaGCATCCGAGCCAAGGACGCCGCCTTTGCCACGCTCATCTCGGACCG GTTCCTTAAGGACTATTGTGAAAGGGGCTGTTTCTCTGACCTGGACCTCATTGACAATCTGGGCCCGTCCATGCTGCTCAGTGACCGGCTCACGTTCCTCG GGAAGTACCGGGAGTTCCACCGGCTCTACGGGGAGCAGCGGTTCGCGGAGGCGGCGCGGCTGCTGCTGACGCTGATGACGGCTCACATCGCCCCCTGCTCCTTCTGGATGACGCTGCTCACGGACGCGCTGCCgctgctggagcagaaggaG GTCATATTTTCAGCAGAGCAGACTTACGAGTTGATGCGATGCCTGGAAGACCTGACAGCAGGAAATCCAGATAAGAAGAAATTCCAG GACGATGACATTGAAACAACCAAAGTGGAAATGCTGAGACTTGCTCTTGCTCGGAACCTCGCACGGGTCATCGTCAAAGAAGGCACCGTGGAAGGGTCTTGA
- the NUP85 gene encoding nuclear pore complex protein Nup85 isoform X2 — protein MDEGDAEPPLVVVPGADSSSRQLCFAWGPAEVLVCETLFGRAGGSRSRCPSRSRCPSRSRCPSRCWAEGRAGAAAPALTDSVAGTEDGAPSSSRVFVVRRDQDIYIQTLRKLFNESHGIFMGLQRSEEELAGKSRKAQLVQVSKNYRSVIRACMEDMHQAAVSTRDPALQGQYSTQVSILSAMELIWNLCEILFVEAATAGPLLLRLLDWVRLHVCDVDSMVREVLSSESPSKHKLFWNVVDVFVLQGRMDEARHLLSKEASANPTSMNMYRILDDLMKKMPVPSLSNTQTLTELELKWQHWHEECQRYLQDGTFASNPHMESICKILLGDEDAILEKKELMTTWYHFLVTRLLYSHPTVKPMELRFYAQSSMDLFLGGESSPEPLDMILMAAFEFEMHQVIKECSIVLSNWWFVAHLTDLLDHCKLLQSHNLYFGSNMREFLLLEYASGLFSHHSLWQLGVDYFDHCPQYGRVYLELHIERIPLSTEQKALKVLRICEQRQMHEQVRSVCKIMAMKALRNNRLGSALSWSIRAKDAAFATLISDRFLKDYCERGCFSDLDLIDNLGPSMLLSDRLTFLGKYREFHRLYGEQRFAEAARLLLTLMTAHIAPCSFWMTLLTDALPLLEQKEVIFSAEQTYELMRCLEDLTAGNPDKKKFQDDDIETTKVEMLRLALARNLARVIVKEGTVEGS, from the exons aTGGACGAAGGGGACGCGGAGCCGCCGCTCGTG GTGGTGCCCGGCGCGGACTCGTCGTCCCGGCAGCTCTGCTTCGCCTGGGGCCCCGCGGAGGTGCTGGTGTGCGAGACCCTCTTCGGCCGCGCTGGTGGGTCCCGCTCCCGGTGCCCGTCCCGCTCCCGGTGCCCGTCCCGCTCCCGGTGCCCGTCCCGATgctgggctgagggcagggcGGGCGCTGCTGCCCCCGCGCTGACGGACTCTGTTGCAGGTACCGAGGATGGAGCGCCGAGCTCCTCCCGCGTCTTCGTGGTCCGCAGAGATCAGGACATTTACATCCAGACCCTGCGGAAACTCTTCAACGAGTCGCACGGGATTTTCATGGGGCTGCAGCGGAGCGAGGAGGAGCTGGCGGGGAAGTCGCGGAAGGCGCA ATTGGTTCAAGTGAGTAAAAACTACCGGTCAGTGATAAGAGCCTGCATGGAGGACATGCACCAGGCAGCAG tttcGACCCGAGACCCTGCCCTGCAAGGCCAGTACAGCACTCAG GTTTCCATTCTGTCTGCAATGGAGCTGATCTGGAACCTGTGTGAGATTCTGTTTGTTGAAGCAGCTACAG CGGGGCCGCTGCTGCTGCGCCTGCTGGACTGGGTGCGGCTGCACGTGTGCGACGTGGACAGCATGGTCCGGGAAGTGCTGAGCAGTGAGAGCCCCTCCAAACACAAGCTCTTCTGGAACGTG GTGGATGTGTTTGTGCTCCAAGGCCGGATGGACGAAGCGCGGCACCTGCTCTCCAAGGAAGCCAGTGCCAATCCCACATCCATGAACATGTACAGAATCTTGGATGACTTGATGAAGAAGATGCCTGTGCCCAGT CTTAGCAACACGCAGACActgacagagctggagctgaagTGGCAGCACTGGCATGAGGAATGTCAGCGGTATCTACAGGATGGAACTTTTGCTTCCAATCCCCACATGGAGTCCATCTGCAAG ATCCTGCTGGGGGACGAGGATGCCATTTTGGAGAAGAAGGAGCTCATGACCACGTGGTATCACTTCCTGGTCACCCGGCTCCTGTATTCCCACCCCACGGTGAAGCCCATGGAGCTGCGCTTCTATGCACAG TCGAGTATGGACTTGTTCCTGGGTggagagagcagccctgagcctcTAGACATGATTTTAATGGCAGCCTTTGAATTTGAGATGCATCAAGTGATCAAGGAATGCAG CATTGTCCTGAGCAACTGGTGGTTTGTGGCTCATCTGACTGACCTGTTGGATCACTGCAAACTCCTGCAGTCTCACAATCTCTA TTTTGGTTCAAATATGCGTGAGTTCCTCCTGCTGGAGTATGCCTCAGGACTCTTCTCCCATCACAG CCTGTGGCAGCTGGGGGTGGATTACTTTGACCACTGCCCGCAGTACGGCCGGGTGTACCTGGAGCTGCACATCGAGCGCATCCCGCTCAGCACGGAGCAGAAGGCCCTCAAGGTGCTGCGGATCTGTGAGCAGAGGCAGATGCACGAACAAG TGCGCAGCGTCTGTAAGATCATGGCCATGAAGGCTCTGCGGAACAACcgcctgggctctgccctgtcctggaGCATCCGAGCCAAGGACGCCGCCTTTGCCACGCTCATCTCGGACCG GTTCCTTAAGGACTATTGTGAAAGGGGCTGTTTCTCTGACCTGGACCTCATTGACAATCTGGGCCCGTCCATGCTGCTCAGTGACCGGCTCACGTTCCTCG GGAAGTACCGGGAGTTCCACCGGCTCTACGGGGAGCAGCGGTTCGCGGAGGCGGCGCGGCTGCTGCTGACGCTGATGACGGCTCACATCGCCCCCTGCTCCTTCTGGATGACGCTGCTCACGGACGCGCTGCCgctgctggagcagaaggaG GTCATATTTTCAGCAGAGCAGACTTACGAGTTGATGCGATGCCTGGAAGACCTGACAGCAGGAAATCCAGATAAGAAGAAATTCCAG GACGATGACATTGAAACAACCAAAGTGGAAATGCTGAGACTTGCTCTTGCTCGGAACCTCGCACGGGTCATCGTCAAAGAAGGCACCGTGGAAGGGTCTTGA